The DNA region CAGTGATGCCGTCTTCGACCGACCAGGCTTCCGAGTATTTCTTGCGGATCGATTCCTGTCGCTCCTTCGATGGCCACGGTGCTCCGGACTTAATCCAATCGTGGAGCCACTTCAACTGCTGTCCATTGAGTTTCTCCGCTTCCTTAGGCGGCATTGCCGAGAACGACTCTTCCTCGCGTCGAGCCGCCAGATAAATCGAACTGGCTTCAGGCTTTCCAGCAACGACGCCCGGCTCGTCGCTATCACCACCAGCGGTGAGCGTTTTTAGGGAGCGAACGTCAAAACCACCTTCAATTTCATCAGGTTTGTTCCCATGACATCCCAAGCACTTTTCACGAAGCAGCGGTGAGATTCGACGAGTAAAGAGGATTTCGGAATCCTCTTCGGTCAATTGTTGGTTTCGTTCTTGAGCCTGGACGCACACATCCCATGCGCATCCGAAGTACACGAGCGTCAGGACCGAAGGGAAGAGTGCGACGCGTTTCAGGATGCTTATGCTCATTGTTCGCTCGTAACTTCTGTGGGGCTTAGCGGCAACGCTGGGTGCGGATCTCTTCAGCGTCCCTTCTTCGATTGCTTTTGCTTCAGTGCGGGGTCGGTGTAGGGCAAATACTTTGGATGTGGAACGTAGTTGCCCTTGCCTTTCTCCCAGCGGAAGGTTTCGCCTTCGACCACGAGATCACGACGCGAGTTGAGCGGGGGTTCTGGATCGGCAAATTCAGTCGGTGCTAATTCCCGCAGCCTGGTGATGACGTCAGCGTACTGTGGGTCGGACGCCAGGTTGCTCCACTCGTGCGGATCCTCTTTGATGTTGTATAATTCCTGGTTCTTGTCGTCGTAATGGATGTAACGCCAGTCGCGATTCATCACCGTGTATTCGCCGGGATTTATGTAGGGCAGATACACCGTTCGGTCTCTTGCTTCGGTGGGATGCTTCAGTGTCGATGCCAGCGAAGTGGCTTCCAACTCCTGACGCGGCGCCGGCAAGTTGCATGTTTCAACCAGCGTCGGGTAGATGTCGATCAGGCTGACCGTCACGTCGGTCCGAGCCCCTTTTGCCACGCCGGGGCCGGCCCACACGAACGGCACGTTGGAAGTTCGTTCCCACAACGTGTGTTTGCCCCACTGACCTTTCTCGCCCAGGTGATAACCGTGATCGCTCCACAGCACAACGATCGTATTGTCGGCGTCGGGGCTTGATTCGAGCGCATCCAGAATTCGCCCGACCATCGCGTCGGCGTAGCTGGTGCAGGCAAGGTATCCGTGCAGAGCGTCCTTCCAGGCACCCATCGCGACCAGTTTGTCGTAGTGCTGGGCTTTGCGATTCTGGCGTTGCTTACGAATTTTGTCGGGGAGGTCCGTCAAGTCATCTTCTTTGAACGCTGGAGTCTCGATAGCGTCTCGATCGTACAGACCAAAATACTTCTGCGGACAGTAGTTGGGATAATGAGGAGCGTAAAAACCGCAGGCCAGGAAGAACGGCTTGTCGTGTTTTCGTTTCAGTTGTTCGACGGCCCAGTTGGCTCGTATCGTGTCGGCCATCTCCTCTTCCTGGTCGTTCGGGATCGCTCCCCATTCCAGGAACAGTCCACCGGTGATCTCCTTGCCCTGGTTGTAGACGCTTGCCGGGAACGGCTGTGGCACGGGTGTGTCGCTGCTCCACGATTCAAGCGCCCAACCGCCTTCACGCTGGAACTGGTTACGAAGGAAGTACTCCGTCCATCCACGCTGGTCGATCGCTCCAGCGGGATGATGAAACAACTTGCCCGCGCCGAACGTCGAGTAACCCGCGTTGGCAAAGCTCATTTGCAGCGATTCAATCTCCGGGCGATGCACAAAGTAATTCGGAGTCGTATAGCATCCGGTTGTCGAAGCGTACTGGCCGGAAAAGATAGACGCACGACTGGGCGCACAAAACACGCCGGCGGTGTGAGCATTGGTAAAGCACACGCCACGCGCGGCAAGCCGATCAATGTTGGGTGTGATCGCATTGGGGCGTGACTCGAGACATCCGACGAAGTCGTTCATGTCGTCGACTGCCAGGAACACGACATTGGGTCGCGTATCGGCCGCAAGCAGATGGCCATTACAGGATGCGAGGACTAGAACGATACAGAGAAGGAAGCGCGTCGGTATGTTCATGAGTTTCTTTGCGTGGGCGCTCGATGTATCTTCGTGGTTGTGTTTCATTGTCATTGTGATCTGGCAATCTCCTCCTGTGCGGTGCGATAAAGCGCGGCGATGTCTTCTGAAGTAAGCGCTCGGTTGAACAATGCCACATCGTCGATCCGGCCGTCCCACACCTGGGTCGCTCTACCGTTTGTTCCGAACCAGAGCGTATCGGAGTCACTGGCTGCCACTGCTGCACAGGGTTTGGACGCAACAAGTTCCCCGTCTTCGTAGAGCCGCAATTGCTCACCATCAGCGGTCACGACGACGTGCCGCCATGTCTTCTGCGGCAGGACCGAGTTGCCTGTAATGAACGATACATCTCCATTGCCGCTCCTGACGGCGGCCTGCAGCAGACCGCTGTCATCGAGAGACAGACCAAAGTTGCCCTGACCATCATGCAAGTTCGTGGCAACCATCGCGCTGTGCGCGGGCACTTCGAGGTACACGAACACGGTCAGTG from Pirellulimonas nuda includes:
- a CDS encoding sulfatase; translated protein: MLAADTRPNVVFLAVDDMNDFVGCLESRPNAITPNIDRLAARGVCFTNAHTAGVFCAPSRASIFSGQYASTTGCYTTPNYFVHRPEIESLQMSFANAGYSTFGAGKLFHHPAGAIDQRGWTEYFLRNQFQREGGWALESWSSDTPVPQPFPASVYNQGKEITGGLFLEWGAIPNDQEEEMADTIRANWAVEQLKRKHDKPFFLACGFYAPHYPNYCPQKYFGLYDRDAIETPAFKEDDLTDLPDKIRKQRQNRKAQHYDKLVAMGAWKDALHGYLACTSYADAMVGRILDALESSPDADNTIVVLWSDHGYHLGEKGQWGKHTLWERTSNVPFVWAGPGVAKGARTDVTVSLIDIYPTLVETCNLPAPRQELEATSLASTLKHPTEARDRTVYLPYINPGEYTVMNRDWRYIHYDDKNQELYNIKEDPHEWSNLASDPQYADVITRLRELAPTEFADPEPPLNSRRDLVVEGETFRWEKGKGNYVPHPKYLPYTDPALKQKQSKKGR